The Humulus lupulus chromosome 3, drHumLupu1.1, whole genome shotgun sequence genome window below encodes:
- the LOC133824909 gene encoding glycine--tRNA ligase, mitochondrial 1-like produces MVKDEKTGTCYHVDHLLKDFYSEKLQKDISITAKEAAELKRILAVLDDLSAEELGAKLKEYGITAPDTKNPFSDPYPLNLMFQTSIGPSGLSPGSCGQKLHRAYLLTSKTCTITMGTSFLLLLLKLARLSEMRVLAHILEQLPLLNVWKSTNLM; encoded by the exons ATGGTTAAAGATGAGAAAACTGGGACTTGCTATCATGTCGATCACTTGCTCAAGGACTTCTACAGTGAAAAGCTTCAAAAAGACATTTCCATAACTGCCAAGGAGGCTGCAGAACTGAAGCGCATACTTGCTGTTTTGGATGATCTTTCAGCTGAAGAGCTGGGTGCCAAACTTAAGGAGTATGGCATTACAGCTCCAGACACTAAGAATCCATTTTCTGATCCATATCCATTAAATCTTATGTTCCAAACATCAATAGGCCCATCTGGCTTGAGCCCTGG TTCATGCGGCCAGAAACTGCACAGGGCATATTTGTTAACTTCAAAGACTTGTACTATTACAATGGGAACAAGCTTCCTTTTGCTGCTGCTCAAATTGGCCAGGCTTTCAGAAATGAG GGTATTAGCACATATCTTGGAGCAGCTCCCATTGTTGAATGTTTGGAAAAGCACCAACCTAATGTAG